Part of the Thermoleophilia bacterium genome is shown below.
CCGCGCGGATCACGTACGGGAACTCTTCCTGGTCGGGGATCGAAGGCACGAGGGCACGCTCGGCAAGAGCACCGTGACCGATGTCGCGACGCTTCGGACCGCGCATGAAGCCGGCCTCGCCCACCGAGAACGGCGGGAAGTTGTAGTGATGCCAGAACGTCTTGGTCGTTTCCAGACCGAGTCCGTCGATGCGCATGTCCATCCGGGTCGTTCCCAGGGTGACGTTGCCGAGGATCTGGGTCTCACCACGGGTGAAGAGAGCCGAACCGTGAACCCGCGGCGAAATGTCGACCTCGCACTCGATCGGACGGATCTCGTCAGCGGCGCGGCCGTCGGGACGCTTCTTGTCGACGGCGATCGCGTGGCGGATGGTCTCCTTCTCGATCTTCGAGAAGACAGACTTGGCCTCCGAAGCGCGGGCGGAATCGATGTTGCCTTCCGCGTCAGCCGGGGCAAACTGCGCGACGACCTCGTCCTTGACGGCGCTCAGGGCATCCTGGCGCTCGATCTTGGCCTGAACTGCGGCCGCTTCCTTGATCTTGTCGCCGAAGGCGCTCGTGATCTCGGAGACGAGGGACTCGTCGAGTGACGGCTCCTCGACGACCAGCTTCTCCTTGCCGACCTTCTGGCGCAGCTCTTCGATCGCGCCGACGAGCTTCTTGATCTCGCCATGGGCGATGTCGAGCGCGTCGAGGATGTCGGCTTCGCTGACGCCCTTGGCGCCGGCTTCGACCATCAGGATGGCCTCGTCGGTACCGGCGACGATCAGGTCGAGGTCGAGGTTCGCATGCTCTTCTTCGAGCGGGTTGATGATGAAGTCGCCGTCGAGCTTGCCGACGCGGACCGCGCCGACGTGCTTGGCGACGGGAACTTCGGAGATCGCGAGGGCGGCGGATGCGCCGTTCATCGCGAGGATGTCGTACGGGTGGACGTGGTCGACCGACATCGGGATCGTGACCAGCTGCGTCTCGAAGTGCCAGCCCTTGGGGAAGAGCGGACGGATCGGACGGTCGATCATGCGGGCGGTCAGGGTTGCCTTCTCGCCGGCGCGACCTTCACGACGGAAGAAAGAACCGGGGATCTTGCCCGCGGCGTAGGTGCGTTCTTCGACGTCGACGGTCAGGGGAAGGAAATCCACATCCCTCAGGCCGCCCATAGTTGCGGTGGAAAGGACCATGGTGTCGCCGCTTGTGACGACGACCGCGCCGCTTGCCTGTTTGGCGAGCTTGCCGGTCTCAAAGGCGATCTCGTCCTCGCCTACACGCACGGAAACGCGCGTCGTTTCGAAAATACTCATTCTTTTTTACATCCTCCAACCGCCCGGATGGCGGCTTTTGCCTTTAGAACTCTGGGTTCTCTTATCGTCGGTAAGCGTACAGACCCGGCGGCTTTGCGTAATTTGCGGCAACCCGAACTCCCGAAACCCGGTTAGATTGACTGGTAACCACCACTTGGACGACGGAGGTAGGCAATGGACCGAGGAGATGGTTTTACCGTCGCTCACCGCGACGAGCTCGAGCGAAACGGCAACTGGTCGCTGGTGCGCCGGACGCTCGGCTGTGGTTCGTTCGGAATCAACCTCGTCGAGATCGCTCCGGGCGAACAGATCCCCGAGCACGACGAAGCCGACCGCGACCAGGAGGAGATCTTCTTCGTGATCGAAGGAGAGGCGACGATGGTGATCGACGGCGAGGACCACCCGGCACCGGCCGGCACTTTCGCCCGTCTCGACCCGAATCTGAGGCGCACGGTTCGAAACGACGGCACGGTGCCTGCCGCGGTGCTGATCACCTCGGCTCCACGCGGGAGCGGCTACGAGCCGATGGAGTGGGCATGAGCGACTCCCTGCGCGAGGACCTGGTCGTACAGGAATGGACGGCCTCCTCCACGCACGTCAAAGCCATGAAGCGCGGCGATCTGGTCGCCGAACCGACCGGCAACCGGATCGAGTGGCAAGGCCTCGACGTCATCCCTTTCGAGAACGGTCTGATCAAGCGCAAGGACGTGTATTCGGATTC
Proteins encoded:
- a CDS encoding cupin domain-containing protein produces the protein MDRGDGFTVAHRDELERNGNWSLVRRTLGCGSFGINLVEIAPGEQIPEHDEADRDQEEIFFVIEGEATMVIDGEDHPAPAGTFARLDPNLRRTVRNDGTVPAAVLITSAPRGSGYEPMEWA
- a CDS encoding polyribonucleotide nucleotidyltransferase, which translates into the protein MSIFETTRVSVRVGEDEIAFETGKLAKQASGAVVVTSGDTMVLSTATMGGLRDVDFLPLTVDVEERTYAAGKIPGSFFRREGRAGEKATLTARMIDRPIRPLFPKGWHFETQLVTIPMSVDHVHPYDILAMNGASAALAISEVPVAKHVGAVRVGKLDGDFIINPLEEEHANLDLDLIVAGTDEAILMVEAGAKGVSEADILDALDIAHGEIKKLVGAIEELRQKVGKEKLVVEEPSLDESLVSEITSAFGDKIKEAAAVQAKIERQDALSAVKDEVVAQFAPADAEGNIDSARASEAKSVFSKIEKETIRHAIAVDKKRPDGRAADEIRPIECEVDISPRVHGSALFTRGETQILGNVTLGTTRMDMRIDGLGLETTKTFWHHYNFPPFSVGEAGFMRGPKRRDIGHGALAERALVPSIPDQEEFPYVIRAVSETLESNGSSSMGSVCASSMAMQAAGIPVTAPVAGVAMGLIKEGDDYIVLTDIAGVEDHLGDMDFKVAGTATGINALQMDIKITGVTFDILTDALEQARKGRLFILGKMAEAIDGPREQLSAHAPRIESIKIDQEKIGAVIGKGGETIRALCEEFEADIDVEDDGTIRIYAPTGSQVEEAVARIEGMTKEAEIGDRYPAAKVVKTTTFGAFVELTKGTDGLLHISNVKPGGRVETVEEVLESGQVIDVTVGEVDRERGRIGLRMTDDPAIAGKSKEEIAALSANKGGGGGGGRGGDREGGRRRRERGDRESRG
- a CDS encoding ester cyclase, whose amino-acid sequence is MSDSLREDLVVQEWTASSTHVKAMKRGDLVAEPTGNRIEWQGLDVIPFENGLIKRKDVYSDSVSILRQVGLLD